The genomic region AAAATCTCCTGCCATGTATTACTGTCAAATAACTGTCTCATAATTATTCGTCTCTTAGGGCTACAATGGGTTTAATCTTCGCAGCTCGTCTTGCCGGTATATAGCCTGCAATGGTTCCGCAAATAATCAATAAAATCGTAGCGAAAATTGCAGTACCCGTATTTATAAACGGGTTTGTAATAAAATAGTCCTCTTCAAGCGAGTCACCTAAAAACCGCAACAAGGCAACTCCGATCAACATACCGATAAAACCAAAAATAGTTGTAATAAAAACGGACTCCAACAAAATAGTTCTGGTTACATTTTTAGGGGTGGCCCCCAAAGCTTTTCTGATACCTATTTCCTTGGTTCTTTCCTTTACCACGTACATCATTATATTACTTATGCCAATGATACCTGATATGATTATAGCGAAGGCGATACCGGAAATAATAAGTTGCAGGACCCCAGCAAATTGCTGGTTTTGTTTTAACTGATCAGCGATGTTTCGTATAAAAAGACCATTGGGGTCTTTAGGGCTTATGAACTTTTTGTTCCGAATGTACTTTTCCAGACTTTTTTGAAACGCCATTGCACCTGCATATCCTATCTCAGGTTTAAAACCAAGGATTATCTGGTCTATCTTATCCGTATTTTTTTCGATAAGCTGTCTTGTGGTATAGGGTATGTAAATATTTCGCTCTTCATTGTCCCCGCCCTCATCTTGAAAAACCCCTATTACCTTGAATACACTGCCACTGACATCTATATACTTGCCCATGGCATTTTCATCCTTAAAAAGGTCTTCCTCTACCAAACGGCCGATAACTGCATACTTGGTTTTGTTCTTGATATCCAAATCATTAAGATACCTACCTTTCATGATTATGGTCTTTTCGGCAAATTGATGCGGAGGAGCGACCGCCCTGGTACCATAATTATTGGATTCCTCCTTATATTTTACAACTGCGCTTCTTGTGATCCTTGGTGTGATGTATTCAAGAAACATATCAAAGTCTTTTTCAATGGCAGCCAGATCATCGTTCTCGAATTCTATACTTCTATTGGCTTTATACCCCTTGTAAGGCATAGTGGTGCGACCAGGAAATATGAAAAAGACATTGGTAGCATCATCCCCAAAAAATTTGGCAAAGGTATTTTTGAGTCCGTTACCCATCCCGAAAAGCGATACAAAAATAAAAATACCCAAGGCCACGGTAAAACCGGTAAGAAAAGTACGCAACTTGTTCTTTTGAATGGTCTTGAATATTTCTTTCCAAGTATCTAGACTAAACATACTGGGACGCCCTTACTTGTTCTACTTTTTTGTCTTCTACGATCACACCGTCTTTTAGATGTACGATGCGCTTGCACATATGCGCAATATCTTCCTCGTGGGTGACCACTAGAATGGTGTTGCCGGCATCGTTGATTTTCTGTATCAAATCCATGACCTCATACGATGTGGTACTGTCCAAAGCTCCGGTAGGCTCGTCCGCTAAAAGTACCTTGGGTTCGGCAGCCATGGCCCTGGCTATGGCAACACGTTGTTTTTGACCACCGGAAAGTTCGCTGGGCAAATGTGTGGCCCATTGCTTGAGACCTACTTGCTCTAAATATTTCAAGGCTTTTTCCTGACGCTCCTTTCTGTTTACCCTTTGATAGTATAAGGGCAATGCTACATTTTCCATCGCGCTTTTATAGTTGATCAAGTTGAACGATTGAAAAATAAAGCCCAAAAATTTATTCCTGTAATTGGCCGCCTTGGTCTCGTTCAAGTTTTTTATGGGCACACCGTCCAAGGTATAGGAGCCTTCATCCAATTCATCCAACATGCCCAAAATGTTCAAGAGTGTAGATTTGCCCGAACCTGACGACCCCATAATGGCTACAAGTTCACCTTCTTCAACAGAAAAATTTATTCCTTTTAAAACATGTAGGGAATTGCTCCCCATTTTATAGGATTTGTGAAGATTTTCAATTTTGATCATGGTCGGTTTTCTTTTTTCTTTGAATTGCTAAATCCGTTAATAGGACTTACAAAGTCCAAAATTGTTACAAGATTTGCTCTAAATTATTTGTTAAAATCAGTTGCCATTTTCTTCTTCCTCTATTTCGTTCCAAACTTTTATCTTATCATCTGCGGTCACACCTGATTTTACCTCAACGAAAATACCGTCACTTATCCCCAATTCAATATCTTTTCTTTCGAATTGCTGATCTCCTTTTTCAATTTCCACAAACGGTTTTTTCGTTTCCTTATCAAACTGGACCAAGGCTTCTTTTATAGACAATACACTATCTACCCTAGCCAAGATAATTGATGCATTGGCACTAAGGCCTGCTCTGATAAAAACCGAATCCTGTTTTTTTAGAGTACCCTTGATCTCAAACTGAATGGCCCCATTCTCTGTTTTGCCTTTGGGTGCGATATAGTCCAATACCGCGTCAAATTTTAAATCTTCAATTGCCCCTACGGTAATTTCCAAAGGAAGGTTTTCTTTTATTTTGCCCACTTCCGACTCGTCCACTTTTCCTTCAAATATCATTTTATCCACATCAGCTATAGCTGCTATGGTCGTACCTTCGTTAAAATTGTTGCTTTCTATGACCTGATTACCTACTTCTACGGGTACTTCCAAAACCATACCGCTGACGGTTGCCCTAATTTGGGTGTTGGCCGCATTACCATAGCCCCTGGCAGTACCCGTTTTTACGATTTCATATCCTTTATTTGCAGCACCATAAGCCTGTTTTGCTTGGTCGTACGATACCTGGGCACGCTCCAAATCCACTTGAGAAATCACCCCTTTATCAAACAGGCCTTTTTGCCGTTGCAAATTTCTATTTTGGTCGTTCAAAGCAATTTTTGCTTCATCAATCGCATTTTTGGCATTGTTCAGGGCATTAAGATTTGGAACCACTTTTATCTTACAAATTAAATCGCCGGATTTCACATAATCACCGCCCTCAACAAAAACCTCCTCGATGACTCCCGAAATATTGGGTTTTATAAGAACTTCTTCTAAAGGCAGAATACTACCGGTAGCAACCGTTTTTTTAATAATGGTTCTGGTCGATGCCTTATCGGTTTCATAGACTGTTGGGTCTTCTGAATTTTTTTGATACAGGTAATACATTGCCCCGCCAAATAAAACTACGATTAACAATAAAATAATTCTGGTTATTGATTTTTTCATATTCCGATTGGTTTAAATATATCTGATTGATGTAATTATTCTGTTCTGAGTGCCTCGATAGGCCGTACTTTAATTGCTTTGTTCGCAGGAATAAAACCTGCCAATAAACCTGAAACAACCAGTATAACGAGAGCGATTAAAACTACTCCTATACTAACACTGGGGTTCAGGAACATATCTACCGGGCCAACGGAATCTAACAGCGTATTTATACCATAAATAAAAAGTGCCCCAAAAATGATACCTACCATTCCCGATATAATGGTAAGAAAAATAGACTCCATCAATATTTGCAATTTAATAGACCAAGGGTTCTCTCCCAGAGCCCTTCGAATACCAATTTCTTTGGTACGCTCCTTAATAACGATAAGCATTATATTACTAACACCAATTATTCCCGATATGAGTACTAAAATCCCAACAAAATATGCTATGAACCGTAAGGCCCCGAAAAGACTTTCAACCCTGTTGAATTGCTCATACAGGTCAAAAAAACCAATAGCACGTTTATCGTCAGGATGTACTTTTCTGCTTTGCTTTACCGTTTGGATGATTGATTCGCTGAGTTCACTTATTGAACTTCCATCCTTTGCCGTTATTGCCATCCAACCCACATTATCGGACTGATTGAAAGCGAGGGAAAATGTAGTAAAAGGCATGAAAATCTCCCGCTCACTATTCTCGCCACCGCCATTACTGGTTT from Costertonia aggregata harbors:
- a CDS encoding ABC transporter permease, which produces MFSLDTWKEIFKTIQKNKLRTFLTGFTVALGIFIFVSLFGMGNGLKNTFAKFFGDDATNVFFIFPGRTTMPYKGYKANRSIEFENDDLAAIEKDFDMFLEYITPRITRSAVVKYKEESNNYGTRAVAPPHQFAEKTIIMKGRYLNDLDIKNKTKYAVIGRLVEEDLFKDENAMGKYIDVSGSVFKVIGVFQDEGGDNEERNIYIPYTTRQLIEKNTDKIDQIILGFKPEIGYAGAMAFQKSLEKYIRNKKFISPKDPNGLFIRNIADQLKQNQQFAGVLQLIISGIAFAIIISGIIGISNIMMYVVKERTKEIGIRKALGATPKNVTRTILLESVFITTIFGFIGMLIGVALLRFLGDSLEEDYFITNPFINTGTAIFATILLIICGTIAGYIPARRAAKIKPIVALRDE
- a CDS encoding ABC transporter ATP-binding protein gives rise to the protein MIKIENLHKSYKMGSNSLHVLKGINFSVEEGELVAIMGSSGSGKSTLLNILGMLDELDEGSYTLDGVPIKNLNETKAANYRNKFLGFIFQSFNLINYKSAMENVALPLYYQRVNRKERQEKALKYLEQVGLKQWATHLPSELSGGQKQRVAIARAMAAEPKVLLADEPTGALDSTTSYEVMDLIQKINDAGNTILVVTHEEDIAHMCKRIVHLKDGVIVEDKKVEQVRASQYV
- a CDS encoding efflux RND transporter periplasmic adaptor subunit, with product MKKSITRIILLLIVVLFGGAMYYLYQKNSEDPTVYETDKASTRTIIKKTVATGSILPLEEVLIKPNISGVIEEVFVEGGDYVKSGDLICKIKVVPNLNALNNAKNAIDEAKIALNDQNRNLQRQKGLFDKGVISQVDLERAQVSYDQAKQAYGAANKGYEIVKTGTARGYGNAANTQIRATVSGMVLEVPVEVGNQVIESNNFNEGTTIAAIADVDKMIFEGKVDESEVGKIKENLPLEITVGAIEDLKFDAVLDYIAPKGKTENGAIQFEIKGTLKKQDSVFIRAGLSANASIILARVDSVLSIKEALVQFDKETKKPFVEIEKGDQQFERKDIELGISDGIFVEVKSGVTADDKIKVWNEIEEEENGN
- a CDS encoding ABC transporter permease, giving the protein MFSKDRWKEILEVLSSNMLRTVATAFGVGWGIFILIILLAAGKGLENGIRQDFNGVATNTMFMWTETTTMAYQGLPEGRDFNFKLGDVELIRRNVPELRIISPRNSLRRSEGDNVIRGIESGQYRIFGDYPEIIEQNPIYVAHGRFFNYNDIEKKRKVVVIGDGIRQDLYDEDEEVLGTYLKISGINFMVVGTYKEKTSNGGGENSEREIFMPFTTFSLAFNQSDNVGWMAITAKDGSSISELSESIIQTVKQSRKVHPDDKRAIGFFDLYEQFNRVESLFGALRFIAYFVGILVLISGIIGVSNIMLIVIKERTKEIGIRRALGENPWSIKLQILMESIFLTIISGMVGIIFGALFIYGINTLLDSVGPVDMFLNPSVSIGVVLIALVILVVSGLLAGFIPANKAIKVRPIEALRTE